The genomic interval CCTGGGGTAGGTGAGACATTCTTGCAGGAAACACTATGTAACTGAGCTCTGGCCTCTGGAGGACACCtaatgacataaataaatacGTTACAGATAGGGATCCACAGCTGGGGATAAAAACAAGAATTCTGAGGGCCCAGAGAAAAATTCTTGGTTCTATGTCCTACGGCGGGCATTAGGGAAGGGTTCACAGAAGGAACACTACGGATCTGCATCCTCAAGGATGAAGGGGCAGTACTTCTAGGCAGTACTTGCGAAGGCACAAACTCAGTAAAGGATCTGGTATTCTGATACTAGTGCAAAATTCAGTGCAGTCCAAATGAAGTAAATGACCGTAGACGTTGGAAAGGGACCACTTTGTGAAAGAGCTTATATGCAAAGGTAGGAAGTTTTAATTCAACGTCAAGATAGGCCTTAAGCAGGAGAAGGACATgactgcttaattttttaaaaggtaactttGTGGagaataaatgagcaaaagaagggtggtagagggagaggtTAAGGGACTGTTAAAGTGCCTAAATTAGGGAAGATTAACTCAAGATATCATAAGAGCATAAAAGTGCTGTAAgaatggctatttttttaaaaaaacattttatttatttgacagagagagagagagagctcaagcagggggagcggaggagggagaagcaggctccccactgagctgggagcccgatgtgtggctggatcccaggaccctgggatcatgacctgagctaaaggcagatgcttaactggctgagccaccctggtgtcccaaGAATGGCCATTTTTAGTACAGAAGAGGGCTTAGAGATAGATCGGACATGAGAATTAAAGAAGTAGAAGCTGAGAAGGAGCCCACATTTTCTAGATTAGGAGACTGGAGGCTAATGATGCCTCTGGCTGGGATAAGAAATACGGCAGATACAACAGATTTTGATGAGAAGGTAATTAGCTCAATCTTAGGCTAATGAGAAAGAGCTAATGGGATGTGTTCAGTATGAGTTGAAAATATGGATACGAAGATCAGGGCCAAAGTTGTAGATTAAGCCATCCCCATCCTACGGATGGTCATTGAAGCTATGGTGATGGTGAAATCAACCAAGGAGGAAATACACTCACTCACAGAGTGAGAAAGGATGGTCTGGTTAAGACTGCTAAGCCTACCTCAACATGTATTCTGCTTCTCCTTATTAACAGAATCCTAATTTTATTAGGATAGCCTTGTATTAACCTTGTATTGCCAAGATGTCTCAGCCTCTCCTGAAGCTAGGTATGTCCATGTGAGTAAGCTGTGGCTGATGACACATAAGTAAAAGTGCCATATGGAACATTTCAGAAAGTTCCTTAAAAGAGAGAAGATACTCCATTTCCCTTCTGTCTTTCCTCTATCTTCCAGATTGCCACAGGACATGGTGTTTGATAGGATGTGAGGTAAATTTGAAGATGAGCCTTTTATTAGGATGCTGGCTTCCCAAAGACATGAAGGGGACATATTCCCCTTAGACTTTTTTGTGAACAAGAAGTAAGTTTCTGTCTTATTTAAGGCACATGAATCAAATCTCATCCCAACTGATAAAAATAAGTACCAATGTTACTTTAATGAGAAACTCCTATACTTAAGGAGTGATTTAAGGAGGAACTGCCAGTTAAAAAGACCAAGCAAGGTGAGACAAATGAGAATGGTTTAccaaaaaccaagagaaaaatgcAGATTGAAGAGGTAGGGTGGGGACCAAAGCAGCCGATTTTAAAAGAAGTCAACCAGGAGGAGGCTTCAATGCAGGACATTTAATTTAGAACTATGAAGTTCTTattgactttaaaaagaaaactttcaagaGGGTAATAACCAAGTGAAAATCAAGTGAAAGTGGGCTTCCATTGTGAATGAGAATCTGAGaagttaaattaatatttaatttcaggAATAAGGGAAATAGAGCAACAGGTTaaaggtaaaatggaaaaaagagatgTTTGGTGTCTTTTCTCGCAACTAAACTGTATCTCCAACGATCATGATCCTGTTAATATTGGcttttgtttattaaatgaaaagaggTTAACCATTCTTTGCCAAGAAACTCAAAGCcttcaaaataaatgagaaatgaatgGCCTTTCACATTCAGAGTCACTTTCATTTGGGGACCTGACTCTGTCCATAATAGTGCGAcactctggaaaataaaatacttcctaCTCCCAACTTAAATTCTGTGGAGGcgtatgtatgagtgtaaatgaGGCAGGCATAGTGATAACAGGGAACTCCCAggtctgaaataaatgaaacttcTTTTAATTCTGAAGAAGTTCTTATCCAATTATTCAAAGATTTAGAGGTGTATTTGTatcaaggatttaaaaaaaaatttttttaagattttatttatttgtcagagagagtgagagcacatgcagggggagtggcagaggcaaagagagaagcaggctccttgctcagcagggaccccgatgcagggctcgatcccaggaccccaagatcacgacctgagctaaaggtaggcgcttaaccaactcagccacccaggcgtccctatcaAGGATTTTTAATTGTAcataaggaaatgaaagaatgctGGGGCTTCCTATGTGACTCATTTGGAAGCCTTTGTGTCCATCTTCtgtctgctccccctgctctggcCCCTATCCCTAGAGCCtgcttgcttccttctttctttccttctttctttcttttgtaggtTAAAGGATGCAGTTAAACTGGGGTAAAGACCACACAAATGAGAGCAATGTACCAGGAGCCCAGTGTGCTTGGGATATCTTAATACATTTTCAAGTGTAAATAGCAGGTAGTTCTCACTAACAAGAAATATGAGTTAAAAATTGGGGGCAGGAGCCAAGGTCAAAGATGCAACATACATCAAATAAAATACTGACCAATGTAAATATATTGAATTTATGAATCCAATATATAgtagtagaattttttaaatacttgaaaataaaggattttaaatgcattttttcatGCCAtgtgtttttgaaagaaattctttaGACTCTGGGGGAAAAATTTAGTGTGCATCTTGATCTTCACTGAAAGCTTAAAGAATAGAATCTATTTCTATTAGGAAAGAATGCTTCTCCTGCCTTGCTGGCTTTGCTTGCTAACAGAAGAGATGAACGTATTTCATAATTTGTTAAGTTCCTCTATGAAGGCCAGCCATTGTTCAATTCAGTTATTTGTAACTTAAAATACTGGCTGCAACCCATTCAACTTTACAACGGCCCTATGACTTTGAGCGGTGTGGGGACAGAAGTGCTCAAAACAACACCTGCAAGGATTATAGAGAGGGGCATCCATCAGGCTCCTTCCGCCTGATGTACTGAATATTCCCTGGTGTAGCCTTATAGAAATTTGAAAACCCAGAGAGCTACTTTCAAGATAAAAAACTCACATCACTTTATTCTTTAAAGCAGTAATATGTCTCAGTTACATTTAGATACAgtacaaagaataataaaatagcacCTGTGAATTTCTTAGTAGATGGTAAAGACTGTTAACTCCTTtgtcttcctcattttttcccccctccacttCACTAAACGAAGAAAACAGATTACTGTCCCTTCCAGTCCTGTTGGGTCACCAGGGGCCTGATTTTCATGCGAACAACCTTGAGGGAATAATCTGCACCCCGGAAGGGGATCCAGACCACTCCATTCTCAATCTCATAAGGACTGTTGTTCCTTGGATCATAGGAGCCCCCAGGGTAGTAAATGCCATTGAGATTGGCCGCTTGACAACTGTTGTACCACCAGCCTCCTCCGTAGACTTCCGCACAGTTCTCTTCCCACTGGTCTGCATCCCTGTCATAGGTGCTGAACTGCATGCCCGCGTGAGAAGTGtactctgttccttcctctgcGGAACCCTCAATCAGAGCGTCACCTGCTGTGCCCTCATACGAAGAGACCTGCAGGGTGTAGCCTTCCGCCTCAGAGCCTACCCTCAAGTGATATTCTGCATAAGCCTGGTTTCCAGCCCAGTCCTCTAACTCAACCCGAAGGACAGAGCCCCTCAGGGTTAGTAAGTGGAGGTATTCATTGCCTAGCCAGAATTCTCCATCCCCCTTGTCATCCAGGCTGCCGAAACCTTTCTTGTAGTCTTGCCAGGTCCGGTTAAAATTCAGTGATCCATCCATTCTTTGCTGGATCAAAAGCCATCCTCCCAAACTGGTCTCTTGATcacaataaacagaaaaaatcTTACTGGATCCCGGTAGCTTGATATTGAAAATACCACTTTGGGCACCTGAAGGATGTGTTTGGAGGACATCATcacagtctaaaaaaaaaattaagctggtTGGAAGAAGTTATTCTCATTGAACTTTACAAAGATAGGCATGGCCCAGATTAAAAGAAGGCAGATACtggcttccttttccttctttccttccatccttccttccttccctccctccatgggGAAAGGGTGCACTTACACAGGGATGAAACTTAAAAGCAAGTAAGTGACATTTATACCTACAAATTACAGAGGGCATTTTCCTCAATGGATTTGAAATTTTACTTGCATGTACTGATAACAGCAAGTAACCAGCAAAGATTTCTAAACATCATTTAGTGCTAATATAACTTGTTTTTAACCTGATCTCAATGTCAACTGAGACACACActaaaaatatgattaataaaTTAGGTGACAATTCCAAGAGCACACATTTTGAGTGGTGAAAGAATTTGGTTAAACAAACTTAAAGTTGAGTTTCAGagggattcattcatttaacatgtatttattgagtgacGGTTCTCTGCACTGTTAGGCATTTAGGAATACAGAGATGAACGTGAGAGACAAAGTCCCcaccctcatggaacttacagtcTAGTGcccaaagacaaacaaacacaagGTGTAATTTCTGTAACGTGTAATAGAGGACTAGGAAAGAAGTTCAAGGTGCTAGGGGAGGCATTGCAAGGATAGCAAACTTAGTCTAGGGAGTCAGGGAAGTCTTCCCCAAAGGAGAAGTGTGGATACCTCTGGCAGAGCGAACTTTAGCATGGCCTCTTTTGGTGGTATATCCTCCTTTGAGGGTTTCATGTTCCACTTCAGTTCCGGCCTCACCTGCCGCTTTATAGCCCTTGCTTTCAAATGTGGAGTCTCCTCTGTTGTAGGTCGTACTACTGCTCGAAAATTGTTTGCTGTGAGTTGAAGTTTTACCACCGGAAGAGAGCTCAGGTACCCTCAAGTGTGTGAAAATGTCCGATTCTGAGCCCAGAGCGTGGGTCCTACTCTCAAACTCTCTGTGCGAGGGTGAAAGCCCACCTGGAAATATGTTTCCTGTTGAGGCAGTGCCAAAGAAACTCTCTAGATCAGGGTGCCTAGAACGGATATCGTCTAGGCTACCACCAAAAGTATGGGGTAAGTCACCACAGTCAGATCCATCTTCGGAGTTTACCACTTCTTTGGTCACTTCTTTGCGACCATCAGGCCCTATAATGGTCTTAGTAATGGTTTTAGAGCATGAACGACGAGTGGTGGTTGTACTTCCAGAGGAGACCTTCTCATTACCAATGAGAAGTTCTTTATCTCCTTTAGAAGTGACCAGTTTGCTTGTGTGGTACTCTTTCTTTGTCCCTGGAGTTACACTTCCTGACACCTCTTCAAATTTGCCCCACTCTGGGTTGGTAGGCCTGTTCCCATGCCCTAAGCTATCTGGCCTAAAGCTTCCAGACTCAGAACTTTCAGGGTTCCAAGTGCCAGCGCTGCCAGTCCCGGTGCTCCCAGAGCTCCAAGTGCCAGTGCTCCCAGAGCTCCAAGAGCTGGTGCTGCCAGTCCCGGTGCTCCCAGAGCTCCAAGTGCCGGTGCTGCCAGTCCCAGTGCTCCCAGAGCTCCAAGCGCCATCACTGCCAGGTTCGGGGCTCCCAGGCCTGGTGCTCCCAGGCCCGGTGCTCCCAGAGCTCCAAGTGCCGGTGCTGCCAGTCCTGGTGCTGCCAGTCCTAGTGCTCCCAGAGCTCCAAGTGCCATCACTGCCAGGTTCGGGGCTCCCAGGCCTGGTGCTCCCAGGCCCGGTGCTCCCAGAGCTCCAAGTGCCGGTGCTGCCAGTCCCAGTGCTCCCAGAGCTCCAAGTGCTTGTGCTGCCAGTCCCAGTGCTCCCAGAGCTCCAAGTGCCTTCACTGCCAGGCTCGGTGCTCCCAGGCCTGGTGCTCCCAGAGCTCCAGCTGCCACTGCTGCCAGTGCCAGTGCTCCCAGGGTTCCAAGGGCCAGAACTTCCGGGTCCGGAGCTATCAGGATTCCAAGGGCCAGAACTTCCAGGTGTGGAGCTCCCAGGATTCCTGGGGCTTTCAGGCCCTGATCCTGTTCCAAGAGATACAGTGTCTCCTCGGGTATTCCCATCTCTACCAGACCCCTCTAACATTATTTTCATCTGTTGCATTTCCAGGAGTGCCTGCCACCCTGGAGGGGCTTTCTGAAGCTGACTCTTGAAGTCCCCAGGAAGTACATTTGGAGCTGTGGTCATTGTCAGCTGTGGTAAGTATTGCCTATCTTTAGGTGGAAGTAAGTCTTTGGCAATGACTTGTTCAAGTTGCTTTTGCTGATCTTCATAGTACTTTAGATCTGTCCTACGTTCTAAAGCCCTACTGCATGACCCTTGGCAAGATCGGATCTTGATATCAATGTCCACctaagagagggggagaaagagaaagaaaagaagttgcTATAAATAAAGAGATGATGCCTATTCAGTACTAAGCAGtcaatttattttttggaaactGGATTCATTTCTTTGAGGTGGAGACCTACCAAtcaatattctatttttcattatgtCATACCCTCAGTGGAAGAGACCTGAGATATTGTAAGGTTAGCCTGGAGCGGCAATAGGAGCTATTTGGAATCATTTCAGTCTTAAAACATATCAATAAGATGCTGTTCCCTCTGAAAGGAAACACCACTGAATTGACCCTTAGTGAGACTGAGATCGAAGATCCCGAGGCATGGTGGTGTCAGAGCTTTGGAACAAGACAAGCAGGGACTTcatatttgcttttgaaatttacTAACTATGTATCCTTGGAAAATTTGCTTAATATCATTGagctttttttcttcatctgtggaGTGGGGGAAATAATACCTACTTTGTAGCTGAATAATGGATATAACACTTTCCTCTACGTATAGTAGGTCTTCGGTGAATGACTACTGCCCTTCTTTTCGCTGCTATTCGAAACCAAGGAAATCTGGTGTCAGAGCCAAACACATACTTACCTCCAGTCGTTTCATATCTACCAGCTGATCCCTGACATTTTTCTGCAGAAGGCGGATTTGCTGTACTTGTTCTATGACTTTGCGCCTCAGGATCTCAATTTTGCTTCTCAGATCTTCTGACACTTGGCTATATGTATTATCattatctgaaaaaaagaaagtatggagAATGAAGGAGCTGCTAAGTGATTTGCTTATCATAGCCaccaaaagaaggaaatttgtttataaatatcctttcCCTTTTAATAACGATTTGTTCTCTGgacattttatttgtgtgttcCAAATCTATTAGGCATTTGGTGTTTGGACAATGTCATGTCCTTTAGTCATCCGTAGCTGTTTACTAAGATGCTCTATTAGTAGCTAGTAATCCAAATAAACTCAGAAGAAATGTCTTTGGAATTTTAAAGGTATAATTAGGAGATTAAATTTGATCACATTTCAATTATTTCATCATATCCTTAACTAAGGGACTTAAACATAAAGTTAAACAATATGGTAACATACTTAAACATATTCTTGGATTTTCATACTGAGAAGTTTTCCCTCCGCCTGTAGTTTTGAAATTgttcctaagttttttttttttaggtcaacAGGATCACTCAGTTGCCATTACTGTTGTACTGTTGACTTTACATTAGTTAAGTGTCTCCTAAAGATATAAAGAGTCCAAGCAAGGCTTCAAGAACTAGGGCCTCGCTAAACTTGTTTCCCATGCCAGAGCAAATCCGATGTTTCCTAGTCCTAATGAAACTTAGTCCTAGTCCTATGAGAAATAAAGAACATGGctctatatttaaattaaaacataaacagCTTGGGGGAGTCTGTGGATGGAACTACCAGCTCCATCACATGATAGCCTTGTGTCTTTGGGTAAGTCTCTTGATCTCTcagtttcctccctcctctgtaAGACCGAAATCATATCTCCTCAAAAGGTTATGCTCACCTTATTTTCAGcatatactcttaaaaaaaagaacacacttAAATTCTAGTCTTCAATACAAAAGTCTGACTTACTCTGTGACTTTAAACAATTCTAAGCTAACCTTTTTAATGTTACTTTTATAAAAAGCAAGCCCCTCCTTAAAATTCAGGGATATCATAACGGCATGCGTTTCTATCTTAAGTACTTTGGAGTAAAATTGGAAGTTGCTGTAAGGAGACAGCATATTTACGTAGGGCTTTCGTTGTGTTGTCGTGTGCCATACAAAGTACCGAATACGTAATGCTTACTGTTAGCGTTGGCAAAATCCCCTCTCACAATTTCCATTATATTTCCTGTCAATGAGTTAGAGTCCTTATTGTTCTTCTGATACTCAAATAGTGAATTTTTGAGCTTATTTATTCTGTTTGTAAAATCTTGATTGACTTCATCAATTAACCCTTTCATCCTGCAGCCAGAAGGGCATTTGTAGTTCTGAAAGTGAAGacgaaaaattattttaagggtCTATATCTTGGATCCAGTACAATTCGAAGGTTTCCTTGCAGCCCCCAttgcccctcccttccctaaTATCCTCAGGTCATCTATTGACCTAAGAGTAGTTTGAGAGGACTGGTCAGAGGTCATAGAGAAATTCTGGAACGAGCATCCACTTAACCATAAATTAGGCCCCACAAAATCTTGAGGCCATAAtactcaggttcctgggatttgTCTGAGCCTGCAACTAAAATCCAAACTATTAATCCCACTAATGACCCAGACTTTGGGAGGTAATTTAAATAGTGCTCTCAGGGTGAGGCTGCTTTCCATTTGTCTTCTTGAATTTGGCATGTCATGAGTTATTAGATTATTTCCCAATGGAAAATTTTCTGTGACCTACTGGGGCAGCCCGTGCACAATTCTAGCACCACAGGGAaggcttctcccactccctctgcccctctgcccactgctcacCCAGTCTTCATCGGCGCAGAAGGGCCAGTCTGTCTCCTTGCAGGCAGACTGCTGTCTTTCCACGATTCTTGGGCCACGCACACCTCCTCCTTCGGCTATAAATTCACCCTCCTTGCCATCTGTGGTCTTTATGGATTCATTCGAACACAAAAGAGAACAACATTAGGCAGATAAGAAGATACTGGCATGCCTGCAAACCCCAAGGAGGGGGAGGGCTCTCACAGAGATTAGGAGCACCGCTTTGGGGTCTCTGCAAGCTTCGGCTTTCtgacatttttattgaaaatccTAATACCTATATCATGGAGTTGTACGAATTAAAGGAAATATGGTATATACGTTTTTAACTCTGTTGGAGGCAAAATGCTAGGagttttaaaggatttattatatatggaaaattatttgaatcaacaaaattagttaaaatttaccttttcattttcagtaatgTGTGGAGATAGAAAGGTAATTGAAAAATTCAGAGTTCCTTCTCTTACAGTTTCAGTAGGAAAAAACCTACACTATCTTAgcttaatttctctctccttcaagtTTCTACTTTGATCTGATGGGTCCATAATTTGAGCAAGTACATACCAAGGGCACAAATGTGGCCAGATCAGACTGGGAAATGCTTTTTAGGTTACCCACTCagtaataatttccttttatttgcaaTGCAAAAGAGTAGactgaaagcaaaaataatggcCCGTGACTGACAACTTTTTTGAACACCTTCTaattagaaatacagatttttaaaaaaaatttctattatgaCCTGTGAAGTGAAATAGgacataaaaatattcttccaacaaaactttatatCCTAATAAATCAAGATGGGTATAagttttagctatttttattttacactaCTAACTTACAAGGATTTTGCTATGACTATTTTAATCTCAgatagtttcttcttcttcttcttctttttttttaagcaatctctatgcccagtgtggggctcgaactcacaaccctgagatcaagagtcacatactttaccaactgagccagccatgtgcttCCTTGGATCATTTATTCTTATAATTAGCTAATATTcattgtctcattttttaaaaaggatcctaataataataattgtaattattattattattattcaagaaATTAAGGACAGTTTATTTAAAGGAACAAGTACAATctccttaagaaataaaattacaaattcaaacaTACTTCAGAATAAAATGGCACAAtattaaaaacaggcaaaatttaatatttatgccAATAAGGGAGAGATAACTGAACACTTATgcattatccaaaatatatatgctAATATATGTTAGCAAATGATGTTAGTCtaattttccataaaatttttttacttattagtttactatgagaaaaaaaattaagtcagaaaCCCTCTTCAGCTTTTTTTGCTATGGTAGTAGGGTTTATGAGtggtaaagggaaagaaataaattgGAATAATTCATATCCTGGAAGTAACTGAGTTTCTTAAACATGTTTGTCATATTTTTATAAGATCTAAGTGTTTCTAAGTGTTGAATGAAGTTCCTCTTCTTTTCTATAGGTCTCTGAAGTCAAACTTTAGAAATTATTGCAGtatttagtaattattttaaaagattgcttCCCAAAAAGAATATTGCCTTCTCAATTAATCTTTCCTGactatgtaatatataataaaatatcctATGTTATATGTTTTAAAGACAgctaatttgcttttctttaaaaaaacaacaacaacaaaaaaaaccccacgcAAAAACAACCTTTTAGGAAAACTGCATTAAACCACTATTCTGCGTACTCTGGACAACTAGCAATAAATtaataatcagatttttaaaattcttagcaGAAGACTGCTTTGTTCCGTTAACTAGCATGAACTATCCTGAGGCTTTATTGGAACAAAGATGGCAAAGATTTCTTCCcttaaaacaaatacacaaacgATGTTGTAAGGCTGAATTACAGACAGCGAAGCTTCCCCTGTGAATTTCTATACTTTGGTCCAGCTAAGTCTCCCTCCTACTCTTGAGGTGTCAGGCTCATCTAGGAACTTGCCTCCACGGCCTAGAGCTTACAAAGCTCACAGTGTGTGAGGACATAGATAAGACTGACTCTTGCAGAAtaaacaccagagagaaagcaaaaagagaaaataaaggcgACCATACCCAGACTGTGCCCACCACACTCAGGACGAGGCAAAAGATCTTCACAGAAAACATCTTTCTAAGGGTGGGAGCTGGCTCTTGAGGAGCGCTCCCGCTGAAAGAGAGGAAGACTGCCTCCACGCCTAGTGCCCATCCCATTTAAATCCGCAAGGAGGTTGGATTAATCATTATCTTTGTGCTGTTTGGACTGTCAATAGGCATCTTACAACCCTTGCTGCTTCTGGAAGGTTGGTGTCCCAGAAGTACTTGCTCAATCCCCCAAGCTTGTTTGCTTTTGATAAGCTGTTGCAGGGGTAGCGGCAATTCCAGGACGATCTCACATTCCCGGAACAGGATGACTTTAGAAGGGCAAAAGGAAACACAGGAAGACAGACGTCTGCTTGAGGACGTGCGACGATATGGAGAGGGGCTGAGGCAGGCTAGCAGCAGCCCACTGCCAACAGAGACTGGCAGATGGTATTTCACTTCATGAAGGAATCATGGTTGGATGATCGGACTTCTAAGAAATAACTTggcgggggcccctggggggctcagtaggttcaGCATGGGACTCCAGATTTCCGCTCaagttgtggtctcagggtcctgggatgaagccctgcctctggctcccctgcttggtggagagtgtgcttctccttttccctctgctcctccccccacccctgctcactttctctctgtctctctctcttccttaaataaataaataaataaataaataaataaataaataaataaataaataaacaaacacttaaataaagaaataaatctttttaaaaaaaggaccgTGATAGGCTGACCCTGAAGTCCTTCTATACGTTACCTCGAACagactcttttcctctctccaaaATAGTTAAGACAGCAGCCCCTGGAGCCAAGCATCTGAGGTTCATAATCTCAGGTACCCCGTTTCCCCACGCTGTGCTTTTGGACAACTGACATGTTTTTATGAAGAATCAATGACTGAATCCTTGTAAAGCCCTCAGCGTGGTGATTGCCACATAgtgagtgctcagtaagtgttaaCTCTTATTGGAGAACAGAAAGTGCCATGAAaaataccatttctttctttggacATGCCAGTTTACTTTCCCTGCTCTTCATCTTCATATGAAAAATTTCCTTGGCCAGATCTAGCAGACAAAAAACAGGACGCCCGGTTAAATTCGAATTTTGGATAaacaacaaacacattttaatgtaagtatgtcccatgcaatatttgggacatacttatactaaaaatttttGTTGTGTGTCAGAAAGGCATATTTAACTGGGCACCTTGTAATTTGTCTGGCCAACCTACCTTGCCTCAAATTCTTCTTCCTGTGTGAAGACAATTCTGATAATAGTtggtatttattgagtgtttgctAAGACACTTTCCATCATCCCTGATTCCATCTCTCCAATTAAAAGCCCTCTCTGGTTCTTTCAGACTTCTTTAGACCATGTACTACTCATGGTAGAAGTGTTGTCCATCCCCTTCACTGGATCACAAACTTGAGAACTGacatattttattgttctttatgtGGTCCCAAAGGAGGGCACGGgccctcactgagcaagaagcatGAGTGTAAAGTTAAAGTTGACCTGCTGCTGCCTCAGGCATCGTAGGCCTCATAGGCATATGAAGCTTGCTATGAATGAATGGTTGAAAGCCTGGGTACAAGACAGTACCCTCCTTCACTGCTTGCTCTCTGGAAGTTTCTTGGATGAAGCCACTCCTGATGTTGCTTTCTTGGATTTCTAGAGGCACCTGCAAAACTCAGAGGGAATCCTAGAGTCCAGCCAGGCTCTGCAAGGCAGTGATTCCATGGAGAGTTGAGTTATACTCTATAGGCAGTGACTAAACTGACAAAATGCCAGGCATGGATAGGAACTTGAGGCTTGACCTCCTCAGGTGATTTTGTCTGCTCACAGGAAGTGTTCCTCTTGGGAAGTGAACACCGTATATGGAAGATGTTTCTAGGGAGTAACCTAGGGGGCTTCAGGGGATTCAGTTGAACATAATCTAATTGAAAGTAAGttaatggaaaacagtttgaacaCAAAACATTCATTTGCCTGAATGCCTCAGCTCTGGTGCCACATTGAGGCATTTCCAGGGCACCACCTTTAGCCTCTAGCCTAGCTG from Ursus arctos isolate Adak ecotype North America unplaced genomic scaffold, UrsArc2.0 scaffold_11, whole genome shotgun sequence carries:
- the LOC125281007 gene encoding fibrinogen alpha chain-like; this encodes MDGSLNFNRTWQDYKKGFGSLDDKGDGEFWLGNEYLHLLTLRGSVLRVELEDWAGNQAYAEYHLRVGSEAEGYTLQVSSYEGTAGDALIEGSAEEGTEYTSHAGMQFSTYDRDADQWEENCAEVYGGGWWYNSCQAANLNGIYYPGGSYDPRNNSPYEIENGVVWIPFRGADYSLKVVRMKIRPLVTQQDWKGQ
- the FGA gene encoding fibrinogen alpha chain; its protein translation is MGWALGVEAVFLSFSGSAPQEPAPTLRKMFSVKIFCLVLSVVGTVWTTDGKEGEFIAEGGGVRGPRIVERQQSACKETDWPFCADEDWNYKCPSGCRMKGLIDEVNQDFTNRINKLKNSLFEYQKNNKDSNSLTGNIMEIVRGDFANANNNDNTYSQVSEDLRSKIEILRRKVIEQVQQIRLLQKNVRDQLVDMKRLEVDIDIKIRSCQGSCSRALERRTDLKYYEDQQKQLEQVIAKDLLPPKDRQYLPQLTMTTAPNVLPGDFKSQLQKAPPGWQALLEMQQMKIMLEGSGRDGNTRGDTVSLGTGSGPESPRNPGSSTPGSSGPWNPDSSGPGSSGPWNPGSTGTGSSGSWSSGSTRPGSTEPGSEGTWSSGSTGTGSTSTWSSGSTGTGSTGTWSSGSTGPGSTRPGSPEPGSDGTWSSGSTRTGSTRTGSTGTWSSGSTGPGSTRPGSPEPGSDGAWSSGSTGTGSTGTWSSGSTGTGSTSSWSSGSTGTWSSGSTGTGSAGTWNPESSESGSFRPDSLGHGNRPTNPEWGKFEEVSGSVTPGTKKEYHTSKLVTSKGDKELLIGNEKVSSGSTTTTRRSCSKTITKTIIGPDGRKEVTKEVVNSEDGSDCGDLPHTFGGSLDDIRSRHPDLESFFGTASTGNIFPGGLSPSHREFESRTHALGSESDIFTHLRVPELSSGGKTSTHSKQFSSSSTTYNRGDSTFESKGYKAAGEAGTEVEHETLKGGYTTKRGHAKVRSARGIHTSPLGKTSLTP